Proteins encoded in a region of the Poecilia reticulata strain Guanapo linkage group LG14, Guppy_female_1.0+MT, whole genome shotgun sequence genome:
- the ccdc92bb gene encoding coiled-coil domain-containing protein 92, which yields MDAGRLEQQVASVDRGICFLKQEHLAMLTGLQLEITHLKRRCHELSCELDSKFPDRNTAEEEAELAARCEAAERLLERQQCMMVTVRGELRAGRARAVALGRSLREEERRFLEELKRRSHKITLLNRELQRQNVMTTTLHHELHGARLKLFQQRQRGKGEQEEEEEGEEEEEEGGSDWPLSPHPGASSVQPEGRHRKNISVREERVRACIPQERVTSPQSPHPMPDPALFLVPLRYRLLRWSRPMRLQDGEEGEDEWEDIEDSRVPRRVDMGAGEGETAL from the exons ATGGACGCCGGGAGGCTGGAGCAGCAGGTGGCCAGCGTTGACAGGGGGATCTGCTTCCTGAAGCAGGAGCACCTGGCCATGCTGACCGGCCTGCAGCTGGAGATCACACACCTGAAGAGGCGCTGTCACG AGCTGAGCTGTGAGCTGGACTCCAAGTTTcctgacagaaacacagcag AGGAGGAAGCAGAGCTGGCGGCGCGTTGCGAGGCCGCAGAGCGCCTcctggagaggcagcagtgcaTGATGGTCACGGTGCGCGGGGAGCTGCGGGCCGGCCGGGCCCGAGCTGTGGCGCTGGGGAGGAGCCTGCGGGAGGAGGAGCGGCgcttcctggaggagctgaagcgCCGCAGCCACAAGATCACATTGCTGAATCGAGAACTTCAGCGGCAAAACGTCATGACGACGACGCTGCACCACGAGCTGCACGGCGCACGGTTGAAACTTTTCCAGCAGCGGCAAAGGGGGAaaggagagcaggaggaggaggaggagggagaggaggaagaggaagaaggagggTCAGACTGGCCTCTGTCTCCTCATCCTGGTGCCTCCTCCGTCCAGCCGGAGGGGAGACACAGGAAGAACATCAGTGTGAGGGAGGAGAGGGTGAGAGCCTGCATCCCACAGGAGAGAGTCACGTCACCACAGAGTCCACACCCGATGCCTGACCCCGCCCTCTTCCTGGTGCCACTCAGGTACCGCCTCCTCCGCTGGAGCCGGCCAATGAGGCTGCAGGAcggagaggagggggaggacGAGTGGGAGGACATAGAGGACAGCAGGGTGCCCAGGAGGGTGGACATGGGCGCAGGCGAGGGAGAGACGGCTCTGTGA
- the LOC103475694 gene encoding LOW QUALITY PROTEIN: clustered mitochondria protein homolog (The sequence of the model RefSeq protein was modified relative to this genomic sequence to represent the inferred CDS: inserted 2 bases in 1 codon), translating into MGNILQCCRGLLSFFKHPDDPVQRGVEQSPLLSSEESDFDSLDDSMINPSTGIANPALEPEHFLFPDIILSSNPAGEVTLVEPMVCLLVSEEDEAQGDEEDAREGRDRSFSEVETQTEVETQISAEVQTQTDSEAEIQTEDDKGITTSTKAKSEMEQNTKLHEESVAGFVWTEQHQVLIHPSGKGSEKTEHFDAERESNNTHEEHERSDEDPGVHNVKNEIIHPDELVDESIFNETHMNDAENIKRETEDQDKNGLQPLSEEPLVKGVASESSKVLQLSNKRKTLPSDGEAADLHEDEFTVQIQPPGAESFDLQVSGQMSVSELHQVLMDHELTCHGSCFSLQLGGAVLDSAAELGSIQGIQEGALIRVVEDSYSLRDVRVHLRHVRNLLRSLDPAGRSLSYLSLFTRAHQESDSMEKGSVSRSPPFYILPGYKERRXTPLQPIRDDWKPLQCLRVLNISSWNPPPGNRKLHGDLMYISILTMEERELSITCCSRGFYLNQSTAFKFNPKPAAPKILCHSLVDLLSQLSPLFRKNFAVLQKRRVYQHPFECIRAPVQVCTWAAPPGDHSLDCVTAEETNGQIRDWNEELQRSRELPRASLLERRNRDRRLFRINSDFVAAAAQGAVSMTEGNVLPLNPGEPPHLHVFVWNNLFFSQGFDMSDHYAPVGGDAAAHAAALCDLRGVQAYASVDTEGLHTLGTAVVDYRGVRVTAQTVVPGLLEKNLKQIVYGSNDNGKTVFTHQWFLELLGESSKSLRIQPHRVLDHSNSPVELRSAVSTVGIFGSDGRPYILDLLRTFPPDLNFLVPAEAQQEVPAACRSFGFPRRHRHGLASLRPQLVEAFVHHRYELFAKMASDDLSNQFATEKPEKPQRAAEQNRRNISWKTCENVGSVSDSHFDIRFNPDVCFPGVRFPSECLPDVQRQRRLLWDAAAFLLSNQIPAVLRDCLDHKAVPMDGATLTSVIHQRGVNVRYLGAMLKELDEMEEREKLSHVQRIAISEVITRSAKHIFRTYMKDVEPAAFSAAVSHFLNCLLSSSSAPVPDSCSDELPSRRRSRRRRTQSDRANFPTSSLWAKLTSDDLWSRIKAEAEDYYHYTFKSESIEEEIEKHNLQKISLLREMSIKTGIQLQLREYMFECRHKPAFSENDVMNMFPVVKHLKLTSTDAAGLVQQAQLAAQRGFLRAGLVLLGRALTLFSSVCGILHEDVSMCLRLFGRLRYTLGENDDALILQEKAALISERIQGTDHPQTVQDYTHLALYYFAGGRLSTSLQLLYRARYLTLLVIGEDHPQIALLDSMLGLVLHALMENELSLKFLQNALTLTSKYHGAKSLKHAHSHHVLAIVYESKGELHLALHHEKEAHILYKNQLGESSDSTKESSECLQRLTDQGAILQRAVRHVASGKPSASVSPPRLPNHSVILQQLNLTCGITFIPPSEKELRAELNERRKVQIEDVAYQLLNQNGNKQQL; encoded by the exons ATGGGAAACATCCTCCAGTGCTGCCGCGGATTGTTGAGCTTCTTCAAGCATCCGGACGATCCGGTTCAGCGCGGCGTTGAGCAATCCCCTCTTCTATCAAGCGAGGAAAGCGATTTTGACTCTTTGGATGACAGCATGATAAACCCTTCAACTGGAATAGCAAACCCTGCTCTTGAGCCAgagcacttcctgtttcctgacATCATACTCAGCAGCAACCCTGCAGGCGAAGTGACTCTGGTGGAGCCCATGGTGTGTCTGCTTGTTTCTGAGGAAGACGAGGCGCAGGGAGATGAAGAAGACGCGAGGGAAGGAAGAGACAGGAGTTTCTCTGAGGTGGAGACGCAAACCGAAGTGGAGACTCAGATTAGTGCGGAGGTTCAGACTCAGACTGACTCTGAGGCAGAAATTCAGACGGAGGACGATAAAGGCATCACAActtcaacaaaagcaaaatcagaAATGGAGCAAAACACCAAGCTTCATGAAGAAAGCGTAGCAGGGTTTGTTTGGACTGAGCAGCACCAGGTACTGATCCATCCCAGTGGAAAAGGTTCTGAGAAGACCGAACACTTTGATGCAGAACGTGAAAGCAACAACACTCATGAGGAACATGAACGAAGTGATGAAGATCCAGGAGTTCATAAcgtaaaaaatgaaattatccACCCTGATGAGTTAGTAGACGAGTCCATATTTAACGAGACTCACATGAACGATGCGGAAAACATAAAGAGAGAAACGGAGGACCAGGATAAAAATGGTTTGCAGCCCCTTTCAGAGGAGCCGCTTGTCAAAG GTGTGGCTTCAGAAAGCTCTAAGGTTCTCCAGCTGTCCAACAAGAGAAAAACTCTGCCGAGTGATGGAGAAGCCGCTGATCTTCATGAGGACGAGTTTACAGTCCAAATTCAGCCGCCTGGAGCAGAAAGTTTTGATCTTCAG GTCTCAGGGCAGATGTCGGTATCTGAGCTCCATCAGGTGCTGATGGATCATGAACTCACCTGCCACGGCTCCTGCTTCTCCCTGCAGCTGGGAGGGGCCGTCCTGGACAGCGCCGCCGAACTGGGCTCCATCCAGGGAATCCAGGAGGGGGCGCTGATCAGGGTGGTGGAGG ATTCGTACTCATTGCGGGATGTTCGTGTTCATCTGCGTCACGTTCGCAACCTGCTGCGGAGCCTCGACCCTGCAGGCCGCTCGCTGTCCTACCTGTCCTTATTCACCAGAGCACACCAAG AAAGTGACAGTATGGAAAAGGGTTCAGTGTCCCGCAGCCCTCCATTTTACATCCTGCCTGGGTATAAGGAAAGACG TACTCCTCTGCAGCCGATCAGAGACGACTGGAAG CCTCTGCAGTGCCTCAGAGTCCTGAACATAAGCAGCTGGAACCCGCCTccaggaaacaggaagctgcaCGGAGACCTGATGTACATCAGCATCCTGACGATGGAGGAGCGAGAGCTCAGCATCACCTGCTGCTCACGGGGTTTCTACCTCAACCA GTCCACTGCCTTCAAATTCAACCCCAAACCTGCAGCTCCTAAAATCCTCTGTCACTCTCTGGTCGATCTCCTGAGTCAGCTCAGTCCCTTGTTCAGGAAAAACTTTGCCGTCCTGCAGAAGAGGAG AGTTTATCAGCACCCGTTTGAGTGCATCCGCGCTCCGGTCCAGGTGTGTACCTGGGCGGCGCCTCCTGGAGATCACAGCCTGGACTGTGTGACTGCAGAGGAGACAAACGGACAG ATTCGAGACTGGaatgaggagctgcagagatccaggGAACTTCCCAGAGCTTCGCTGCTGGAGCGGCGGAACAGAGACAGACGACTCTTCAGG ATCAACAGTGACTTTGTGGCCGCTGCAGCTCAGGGTGCCGTGTCCATGACGGAGGGCAACGTCTTGCCGCTGAACCCAGGGGAGCCGCCTCACCTCCACGTCTTTGTGTGGAACAATCTCTTCTTCAGCCAGGGATTCGACATGTCGGACCACTACGCGCCAGTAGGGGGCGATGCTGCCGCTCACGCTGCTGCCCTGTGTGACCTGAGAGGAGTTCAG GCGTATGCATCCGTGGACACAGAGGGGCTCCACACACTCGGCACGGCGGTGGTGGATTATCGCGGCGTCCGTGTCACTGCTCAGACCGTCGTTCCCGGGTTACTGGAGAAAAACCTCAAGCAGATAGTTTACGGCTCTAATGACAACgggaaaacagtttttactcACCAATG gtttttggaGCTTCTGGGTGAGAGCAGTAAGTCGCTGAGGATCCAGCCTCACCGGGTCCTCGACCACAGCAACAGCCCTGTGGAGCTCCGGTCTGCTGTCTCCACAGTCGGGATATTTGGCAGCGATGGACGTCCGTACATTTTGGACCTCCTGCGGACTTTCCCTCCGGATCTGAACTTCCTGGTGCCGGCTGAGGCGCAGCAGGAAGTTCCCGCAGCGTGTCGCAGCTTCGGCTTCCCGCGGCGTCACCGCCACGGCCTGGCCAGCCTCCGGCCGCAGCTGGTGGAGGCCTTTGTCCATcacag gtaTGAGCTTTTTGCTAAAATGGCGTCCGATGACCTCAGCAATCAGTTCGCCACAGAGAAACCTGAGAAACCTCAGAGAGCTGCag aaCAAAACAGAAGGAATATCTCCTGGAAAACTTGTGAAAATGTCGGCTCTGTGAGTGACTCTCACTTTGACATCCGCTTCAATCCTGATGTTTGCTTTCCAG GTGTGCGTTTTCCCTCCGAGTGTCTCCCGGACGTACAGAGACAGAGACGTCTGCTTTGGGACGCTGCTGCGTTTCTTCTCTCAAATCAGATTCCTGCAGTG CTGAGGGACTGCCTCGACCATAAGGCCGTCCCGATGGATGGAGCGACTCTGACCTCAGTGATTCATCAGCGGGGCGTAAATGTGCGATATCTGGGTGCCATGTTGAAGGAGCTGGACGAgatggaggagagagaaaaactcaGCCATGTGCAG AGAATTGCCATCAGTGAAGTCATCACCAGAAGTGCGAAACACATCTTCAGGACCTACATGAAG GATGTGGAGCCTGCagctttttctgcagctgtcagTCACTTCCTAAACTGCCTCCTGAGCTCGTCCTCCGCTCCTGTTCCTGATTCCTGCAGCGATGAGCTGCCGTCCCGCCGCAGGAGCCGCCGCCGCCGAACCCAGAGCGACCGAGCGAACTTCCCGACCAGCAGTTTGTGGGCAAAACTGACTTCTGATGATCTGTGGAGCAGGATCAAGGCAGAAGCGGAAGATTATTACCATTATACATTTAAAAG TGAAAGCATAGAAGAAGAAATAGAAAAGCACAACCTTCAGAAGATTTCACTTTTGAGAGAGATGTCCATCAAGACAGGCATTCAG ctgcagctgagagAGTACATGTTTGAGTGTCGACACAAGCCAGCGTTCAGCGAGAACGACGTGATGAACATGTTTCCTGTGGTCAAACATCTCAAACTAACGTCGACTGATGCTGCCGGACTCGTACAGCAAGCACAGCTGGCAGCACAGCggg GGTTTCTCAGAGCAGGTCTGGTCTTGCTTGGTCGAGCCCTGACTCTTTTCAGCAGCGTTTGTGGGATCCTGCATGAGGACGTTTCCATGTGTCTGCGTCTCTTTGGGCGGCTCAGATACACCTTAGGAGAAAATGATGAC GCTCTCATTCTTCAGGAAAAAGCTGCTTTGATTTCTGAGAGAATACAAGGGACAGACCATCCGCAGACCGTACAGGACTAT ACTCACCTAGCGCTGTATTATTTTGCGGGAGGCCGCCTGTCGACTTCCCTCCAGCTCCTGTATCGCGCTCGATACCTCACCCTGCTCGTTATCGGCGAAGATCATCCACAAATTGCACTTCTGGAT AGTATGCTGGGTTTAGTCCTCCATGCCCTAATGGAAAATGAGCTTTCACTGAAGTTCCTGCAGAACGCCTTGACTTTAACCTCTAAATATCACGGTGCAAAATCGCTGAAGCATGCACACAG tCATCATGTGCTTGCCATTGTTTATGAAAGCAAAGGGGAGTTACATTTAGCTCTGCACCACGAAAAAGAGGCtcacattttatataaaaaccag CTTGGTGAGAGCAGTGACAGCACAAAGGAAAGTTCAGAATGCTTGCAGAGGCTCACGGATCAGGGTGCGATCCTCCAGAGAGCCGTCCGCCACGTCGCCTCTGGCAAACCCAGTGCCTCTGTCTCTCCTCCGAGG TTGCCAAATCATTCTGTGATTCTGCAGCAGCTCAACCTGACTTGTGGGATTACTTTCATCCCACCCAG tGAAAAAGAGCTGAGAGCAGAACTAAACGaaagaagaaaagttcaaaTAGAAGACGTGGCATATCAATTATTAAACCAAAACGGCaacaagcagcagctctga
- the LOC103475639 gene encoding F-box only protein 40-like, producing the protein MSHRSRGSRVRQHLHCDSCYSRRCRARVEPSASCALLPCRLLCGAVFHLCKEEDHLLLCPNVRVPCLNAEYGCPVQLPRSSRAAHLQVCPASVVCCSMEWLRWPMDDTNPNNFNAMQDNIMKERETHGEALDVAMALVDQSDLYGRLKMKPLYPELMEQEEEEEIKEESREEIAVGGVQDQNPSEALPVSSMSESHAAEETAQSVAQPPVINMEKYNLFEMMFSMERGACAVAQENLENPKQNQKPADDGRSQKGPAGQRQDKTSPRSCPPPDTSKTGLAPWQEGVLERLGQELTPQEYNMYVVHHGRMLLAFGQIEACTSREKDFVYGSLEPIPVQTLHSFKVPISYRYKRRVHLNETAARVQTENRGVDTSDLGADEGDWFVDEAGATLLGYAEMAVMGHKISETKGADGLYVDFGTQTHSFRTAPFKQRTTLADVMAXRPLKLLLQLQAETVNSRNNRTSCAFTFLCGHTFHRREFATHFRNVHSDIQMCLSEWFEQQCPLAYLGCTYRQRRFHPSTQKATVTYNQQLRCFNLRPDVLPSLDSKAGDGEDRLSSLPYEVLCHMASFLDSQSLSQLALVSRLMRQVCSSLLQDRGMVTLRWERTSSSHGRAKWRSKPVWEFSHLFSAVDSWNMADIPPISAHLKVCPYYQKTEQKERVALPFFTEKQQKSPKGQNLLNHFTGRR; encoded by the exons ATG AGTCACCGTTCTCGCGGCTCCAGGGTCCGGCAGCATCTCCACTGCGACTCCTGCTACAGCCGGCGCTGCAGGGCTCGGGTGGAGCCTTCTGCCAGCTGCGCTCTCCTTCCCTGCCGTCTGCTTTGCGGAGCYGTTTTCCACYTGTGCAAAGAGGAGGATCACCTGCTGCTGTGCCCCAACGTGAGGGTGCCGTGYCTCAACGCCGAGTACGGCTGCCCGGTCCAGCTGCCCCGCTCCTCGAGGGCGGCTCACCTGCAGGTGTGTCCGGCCAGCGTGGTTTGCTGCTCCATGGAGTGGCTGCGCTGGCCGATGGATGACACAAACCCAAATAACTTCAACGCCATGCAGGATAACATAATGAAGGAAAGGGAGACGCACGGCGAGGCTTTGGATGTTGCTATGGCTCTAGTTGACCAGTCAGATCTGTACGGCCGCCTCAAAATGAAGCCTCTGTATCCAGAGCTTATGGAgcaagaagaagaggaggaaataaaggaggagagcagagaggagattGCAGTCGGAGGTGTTCAAGACCAAAACCCAAGTGAAG CTCTTCCTGTTAGCAGCATGTCTGAAAGTCATGCTGCAGAAGAAACTGCTCAGAGTGTTGCACAACCTCCAGTGATCAACATGGAGAAGTACAATCTGTTTGAGATGATGTTCAGCATGGAGAGAGGCGCCTGCGCTGTCGCTCAGGAGAATTTGGAAAATcccaaacaaaaccaaaaaccagCCGATGACGGAAGAAGCCAGAAGGGACCAGCAGGACAGCGGCAGGACAAAACCAGTCCCAGAAGCTGCCCTCCACCTGACACCAGCAAGACGGGCCTGGCCCCATGGCAGGAGGGGGTTCTGGAGCGGCTGGGGCAGGAGCTCACCCCCCAGGAGTACAACATGTACGTGGTGCATCACGGACGAATGCTGCTGGCCTTCGGGCAGATTGAGGCCTGCACTTCCAGGGAGAAAGACTTCGTCTACGGCAGTCTGGAGCCAATTCCAGTCCAGACGCTGCACTCTTTCAAG GTGCCTATAAGTTATCGTTACAAGAGGCGGGTTCATCTGAACGAGACGGCTGCTCGGGTGCAGACTGAGAATCGAGGCGTGGACACATCAGACCTGGGAGCCGATGAGGGCGACTGGTTTGTAGATGAAGCCGGAGCAACGCTGCTGGGCTACGCTGAGATGGCAGTCATGGGCCACAAG ATCAGTGAGACAAAGGGAGCAGACGGGCTGTATGTGGACTTTGGCACGCAGACGCACTCTTTCCGCACGGCGCCCTTCAAGCAGAGGACGACCTTGGCGGACGTGATGGCGSACCGGCCGCTGAAGCTTCTTCTGCAACTTCAGGCGGAAACCGTGAACAGCAGGAACAACAGAACCAGCTGTGCGTTCACGTTCCTCTGCGGTCACACCTTCCACCGCAGAGAGTTCGCCACACACTTCAG GAATGTGCACAGCGACATCCAGATGTGTCTGAGTGAATGGTTTGAACAGCAGTGCCCCCTGGCGTACCTGGGATGCACCTACAGGCAGAGGAGGTTTCATCCCTCCACACAGAAAGCCACCGTCACCTACAA TCAGCAGCTGAGGTGTTTCAACTTGCGTCCAGACGTTCTTCCCTCTCTGGACAGCAAAGCTGGAGACGGGGAGGACCGTCTGAGCTCGCTGCCCTACGAGGTGCTGTGCCACATGGCCAGCTTCCTGGACAGCCAGTCCCTGTCCCAGCTGGCCCTGGTGTCCCGCCTCATGAGGCAGGTCTGCTCCTCCCTGCTGCAGGACAGAGGGATGGTGACGCTCCGCTGGGAGAGGACCAGCTCCTCACATGGGAGAGCCAAGTGGAGGTCCAAACCT GTGTGGGAGTTCAGTCATCTGTTCTCTGCTGTAGATTCATGGAACATGGCCGACATACCTCCGATTTCTGCTCATCTGAAAGTCTGTCCTTACTACCAGAAAACTGAGCAGAAGGAACGGGTTGCCCTCCCCTTCTTtactgaaaaacagcagaagagtCCGAAGGGCCAGAATCTCCTCAATCACTTCACAGGACGAAGATGA